In one Brevibacillus choshinensis genomic region, the following are encoded:
- a CDS encoding serine hydrolase produces the protein MSQWIPAFEAFAETLLGNAKVPGAAIGVMRNGEWLYQRTFGHRDREQALPLSMDTVFGIASVTKSFTCVAIMQLQEAGKLSVHDPVVKYLPELTMGGEEWRQKMTIHHFMTHTPGMPPLPFLDGAMKRSMEQDPAIHGTESELELQKLPYLDTYAEVLAAISGFDGQPLGEPGEVFSYNNDAYGLLGAIIERVSGQPYEKYVTEHILQPLGMSRTVFDVQDLDEQDDVTVLYTNKKIDGVNQVIAAPLWHDAPAMRAAGFLKSTVRDLLKYLDVYAGGQETHRATILSPESIQQMKGTYARCDGYRSYGYGLMVAPAFPDGLMIEHGGSLKGISSHVFALPETGLTGVVLTNLDGVSVRELVMGLLNSIASREATAPLYPIERIELTEAEQGDYIGRYESEEWLNATIFQKEGQLQLEVDGLSYPLIPVEKDSFVFKLSNSIVWIDFSRAASGEVERMSYALRQLQKVKMQVMQ, from the coding sequence ATGAGCCAGTGGATACCAGCATTTGAGGCGTTTGCAGAAACACTGCTAGGGAATGCCAAAGTCCCCGGTGCCGCTATAGGCGTGATGCGCAATGGGGAATGGCTGTATCAACGGACTTTTGGGCATCGGGACAGAGAACAGGCTCTTCCCCTCTCCATGGATACCGTTTTTGGCATCGCTTCTGTGACCAAATCGTTTACCTGTGTGGCGATTATGCAGCTGCAAGAGGCAGGCAAGCTGTCTGTTCATGATCCGGTCGTGAAGTACCTACCTGAGCTTACGATGGGTGGGGAGGAATGGAGACAGAAGATGACGATCCATCACTTCATGACGCACACTCCAGGCATGCCTCCATTGCCATTTTTGGATGGAGCGATGAAGCGCAGTATGGAGCAGGATCCTGCCATCCACGGCACGGAGTCAGAGCTTGAATTGCAGAAGCTGCCCTATCTCGATACGTACGCAGAAGTGCTGGCTGCCATCTCCGGTTTTGATGGACAGCCGTTGGGAGAGCCAGGCGAGGTCTTTAGCTACAACAACGATGCGTACGGATTGTTAGGCGCGATCATCGAGCGGGTGAGCGGACAACCCTACGAGAAGTACGTTACCGAGCATATTTTGCAGCCACTGGGAATGTCCCGTACCGTCTTTGATGTGCAGGATCTGGATGAACAGGATGATGTGACTGTTTTGTACACGAATAAAAAGATCGACGGAGTCAACCAGGTGATAGCTGCTCCCTTGTGGCACGATGCACCCGCTATGCGCGCAGCCGGATTTCTCAAATCGACGGTGCGTGATCTGCTGAAGTATCTCGACGTGTACGCTGGGGGACAAGAAACACACCGAGCCACAATCTTATCGCCTGAAAGTATTCAGCAAATGAAGGGAACGTACGCCAGATGTGACGGTTACCGTTCCTACGGCTACGGTCTGATGGTAGCTCCAGCCTTTCCCGATGGCCTCATGATAGAGCATGGCGGATCGTTAAAAGGGATCAGCTCTCATGTATTTGCTCTACCCGAAACGGGGCTGACAGGGGTGGTATTAACCAACCTCGACGGCGTATCGGTGAGAGAGCTCGTGATGGGACTACTAAACTCGATTGCTTCCCGGGAAGCCACTGCTCCTCTTTATCCGATTGAGAGAATCGAGCTGACGGAAGCAGAGCAAGGCGACTACATTGGACGCTACGAGTCGGAGGAATGGCTGAACGCGACGATCTTCCAAAAGGAGGGTCAGTTGCAACTGGAGGTAGATGGTCTCTCCTACCCGCTGATCCCTGTTGAGAAAGACAGCTTTGTGTTCAAACTGAGCAACTCGATTGTCTGGATTGACTTTTCCCGTGCTGCTTCAGGAGAGGTCGAGAGGATGAGCTACGCTTTGCGGCAGTTGCAGAAAGTCAAAATGCAAGTAATGCAGTAA
- a CDS encoding serine hydrolase translates to MGTWEQVIQETLIDAPGVFGVAVTHLETGETAGNLDDQLFQLASAFKIPILVTLMRDVEEGKIRLDQRVPLKWNERVPGSGILQELDAGAALTVKDLATLMTIVSDNYATDLILNLVGLKNVNTHMRELGLEEIHLRHTCWQLLNHCVGMEDLEPSPAGFAEYERREETEDYEILLDVSMPTLDNNVATPADLNRLLVMIAKKEILTPASCDIMLDIMRRQHYNSRLPYLLPPGTKVAHKTGTVNEVVNDAGIIYLPENKGAIAITVLSRGIKDKQAAELTIARVAKAIYDEAMGSKEK, encoded by the coding sequence ATGGGTACATGGGAGCAAGTGATCCAGGAAACATTGATTGATGCACCAGGGGTGTTTGGGGTAGCAGTTACTCATTTGGAGACAGGTGAGACGGCAGGAAACCTCGATGACCAGCTGTTCCAGCTCGCGAGTGCATTCAAGATTCCGATTCTGGTCACACTCATGCGCGATGTCGAAGAAGGAAAAATCAGGCTCGATCAGCGCGTGCCGCTTAAATGGAACGAGCGTGTTCCAGGTTCCGGTATTTTGCAAGAGCTGGATGCAGGTGCGGCTTTGACGGTCAAGGATCTGGCGACGTTAATGACAATCGTCAGCGATAACTATGCGACAGACCTCATTCTCAATCTGGTTGGGCTGAAAAATGTGAATACACATATGCGTGAGCTCGGCCTGGAGGAAATTCACTTGCGTCACACGTGCTGGCAGCTGCTCAATCATTGTGTCGGTATGGAAGACCTAGAGCCATCCCCAGCCGGTTTTGCAGAGTACGAACGTCGTGAAGAGACAGAGGATTACGAAATTTTGCTAGATGTCTCCATGCCGACATTGGATAACAACGTAGCGACTCCAGCAGATCTGAATCGTCTGCTGGTCATGATCGCCAAAAAGGAGATACTCACGCCAGCTTCCTGCGACATCATGCTCGACATTATGCGCCGTCAGCACTACAACAGCCGTTTGCCGTACTTGTTGCCCCCAGGGACCAAAGTGGCGCACAAGACAGGGACGGTAAACGAAGTGGTCAACGATGCGGGTATCATTTATTTGCCAGAGAACAAAGGGGCGATCGCGATCACGGTGCTGTCTCGTGGCATCAAAGACAAGCAGGCAGCAGAGCTGACGATTGCACGCGTCGCCAAAGCGATCTATGACGAAGCGATGGGGAGCAAAGAGAAATGA
- a CDS encoding peptide ABC transporter substrate-binding protein, with amino-acid sequence MKRSVAIMSVLVLLTGLFAGCSNNTASPSQSSQSGSPQTEQPQAAPQVLRINAAEPETLDSGMSNDVISGAFIRSLYDSLVRLDKDGKPVNSVASDIKVSDDKRVYTFTLRDTKWSNGDPVTANDFAFAWMRVLDPKTASGSAYKYYPIKNARAFFQGKAAAQDVGIKVVDDKTLEVTLENPTPYFLTLATFYYPVNQKVVEGNGDWAKKPETIVTNGPFKLANWEHKNKIELVKNDQYWEKDVVKLDKIDFSMIEDTNTELEMFNNGDLDWAGGPISALPADAIGPLKDEGKLEAMARATNYYLLFQTEKPPFTNAKIRKAFSYAINRKDIADNIGQAGQTPLMGFVPLSASLKSDGYFKDNDTETAKQLLAEGMKELGITQLPEITYLYNTSDLNKKIAEALQAQWKKVLGVDVKLTNKELKVMFDDQEHGKYMISRSGWTGDYNDSVNFLELLMEKNSSNNSTLWHNEKYVDLVQKAYAEPDEGKRNQFLVEAESILMDEMPVTGIYSSVNSWVQSDKLKGITVDPLGYIDFKWGYLEP; translated from the coding sequence ATGAAACGATCTGTTGCCATCATGAGTGTGCTCGTTCTGCTGACAGGACTGTTTGCAGGCTGTAGCAACAACACCGCCAGCCCGTCCCAATCATCCCAATCTGGCTCTCCACAAACGGAACAACCCCAGGCTGCACCGCAAGTTTTGCGTATCAATGCGGCTGAACCCGAAACTCTGGATTCAGGCATGTCCAACGACGTGATCTCCGGTGCCTTCATTCGTTCGCTGTACGATTCCTTGGTGCGTTTGGACAAGGATGGCAAGCCGGTAAACTCCGTCGCATCTGATATCAAAGTATCGGATGACAAAAGGGTGTACACCTTTACGTTGCGTGACACGAAGTGGAGTAATGGCGATCCTGTAACGGCAAACGATTTTGCTTTTGCCTGGATGCGTGTGCTCGATCCAAAGACTGCCAGTGGCTCTGCTTATAAATACTATCCAATCAAAAATGCACGAGCCTTTTTCCAAGGGAAAGCAGCAGCACAAGACGTGGGCATCAAGGTAGTAGATGACAAGACGCTGGAGGTCACGCTGGAGAATCCGACTCCGTACTTCCTGACTTTGGCGACCTTCTACTATCCAGTCAATCAAAAGGTAGTCGAAGGAAATGGCGACTGGGCGAAAAAGCCAGAAACGATTGTCACCAATGGTCCTTTCAAGCTCGCCAACTGGGAGCATAAAAACAAGATCGAGCTGGTGAAGAACGACCAGTACTGGGAGAAGGATGTCGTCAAGCTGGACAAGATCGACTTCTCCATGATCGAGGATACCAATACCGAGCTCGAAATGTTCAACAACGGCGATCTGGATTGGGCAGGCGGTCCGATCAGCGCTTTGCCTGCAGACGCCATCGGACCGTTGAAGGACGAAGGCAAGCTGGAAGCGATGGCACGTGCGACCAACTACTACCTCCTGTTCCAGACGGAAAAACCACCGTTTACAAACGCAAAGATCCGCAAGGCGTTTTCCTACGCGATCAATCGTAAGGACATTGCGGATAACATCGGTCAAGCTGGCCAGACTCCGCTGATGGGATTTGTCCCACTGTCGGCTTCGCTAAAATCGGATGGCTACTTCAAGGATAATGACACCGAAACGGCGAAACAATTATTGGCAGAAGGAATGAAAGAATTGGGAATTACCCAGCTGCCTGAAATTACGTATCTGTACAATACATCGGACTTGAATAAAAAGATTGCTGAGGCACTGCAAGCTCAGTGGAAGAAAGTGCTGGGCGTCGATGTGAAGCTGACCAACAAGGAATTGAAAGTCATGTTTGACGATCAGGAGCATGGAAAATACATGATTTCTCGATCTGGCTGGACTGGCGACTACAACGATTCTGTCAACTTCCTCGAATTGCTGATGGAAAAGAACAGCTCCAACAACTCTACGCTCTGGCACAATGAAAAGTACGTGGATCTGGTGCAAAAAGCGTACGCTGAGCCGGATGAGGGCAAGCGCAATCAGTTCTTGGTAGAAGCAGAGAGCATTTTGATGGATGAAATGCCAGTCACCGGTATTTACAGCAGTGTCAACTCCTGGGTGCAAAGCGACAAGCTGAAAGGCATCACAGTGGACCCATTGGGCTACATCGATTTCAAATGGGGCTACCTGGAGCCATAG
- a CDS encoding DUF2325 domain-containing protein, producing MAGVLVIGGDRVGAIENKLQEKGFRHVYHVSGRKKSDVKAMIPSDTELILVFINFVNHNLCKNIKKLAKQRQVPIVFCRRSCDAVDLYEPVIS from the coding sequence ATGGCAGGCGTTCTGGTAATTGGTGGAGATCGGGTGGGGGCAATCGAGAACAAGCTTCAGGAGAAAGGATTTCGTCACGTCTATCACGTATCAGGTAGAAAAAAATCGGATGTCAAAGCAATGATCCCGTCAGACACGGAGCTGATTCTTGTATTTATCAATTTTGTCAATCACAATCTCTGCAAAAATATCAAGAAGCTTGCCAAGCAAAGACAAGTGCCGATCGTCTTTTGCAGACGCTCCTGTGATGCAGTTGATTTGTATGAGCCAGTCATCAGCTAG
- a CDS encoding YezD family protein — MSKKREALDDQLKERIVKALEDLEYGSIHIVVHDSQVVQIERTEKYRLPAEKLENKNVSVRASK; from the coding sequence ATGTCAAAAAAACGGGAAGCGTTGGATGATCAGCTAAAGGAGCGGATTGTGAAGGCGCTGGAAGACTTGGAGTACGGCTCCATTCACATCGTGGTTCACGATTCGCAGGTGGTTCAGATTGAGCGAACGGAGAAGTATCGACTCCCTGCAGAGAAATTGGAGAACAAAAACGTTTCGGTTCGTGCTAGCAAATAA
- a CDS encoding TetR/AcrR family transcriptional regulator: MITIWQDEQMETNKRKLLEAALLEFAEKGYEAGSTNQIVQSAGVSKGMLFHYFSTKKTLFLAVVDACVESFFTHLDTHLSERSQDLLERLVQIQRVKLDLFVEQPYMYQMAISTFIDFPAACRDEVKEREEDFNQRYYSLFLDGIDLSMLREQVDVKQSLSFILAAIEAVTQKHVRDNYQAQDKGLEQLTLFHEDITRYCDLIRFGLYKQHGCP; the protein is encoded by the coding sequence ATGATAACGATCTGGCAAGACGAACAGATGGAGACGAATAAAAGAAAACTGTTGGAGGCAGCTCTCCTGGAGTTTGCGGAAAAGGGATATGAAGCAGGGTCTACGAATCAAATTGTCCAAAGCGCAGGTGTCTCCAAAGGGATGCTGTTCCACTACTTTTCCACGAAAAAGACGCTGTTTTTAGCTGTTGTAGACGCATGCGTCGAATCCTTTTTCACCCACCTCGATACCCACCTAAGCGAGCGATCCCAAGATCTGCTGGAGCGTCTTGTTCAAATTCAAAGGGTGAAGTTGGATTTGTTTGTGGAGCAACCGTACATGTATCAGATGGCGATTTCGACCTTTATCGATTTTCCAGCCGCGTGTCGGGATGAAGTAAAGGAGAGGGAGGAAGATTTTAACCAGCGCTATTATTCCTTGTTTTTGGATGGGATTGATCTTTCGATGCTGCGAGAGCAGGTAGACGTAAAACAATCACTATCTTTCATACTCGCTGCCATTGAGGCCGTGACTCAAAAACACGTACGGGACAATTATCAAGCCCAGGATAAAGGATTGGAGCAATTGACTTTATTTCACGAAGACATCACAAGATATTGCGATTTGATTCGATTCGGGTTGTACAAGCAACATGGCTGTCCATGA